CCAACCCGGATTTATACCGGAATGGTGAGTATAATATTGTAATTAATGATAATACTAGTGAAAATGAACTAACAATTAATAAAACGGTTGTTAATTCAAACCATATTGCCGATAAAGTAAAAAATTTAGATTTAGGAATTGTTGATGATGCTCGCCCCAAAACGCTCTTGATTGCTACTGTTTTCAATAATATGGGCTTAATTTCCGAAATTGATAAATTTGGAACATTCTTTATTGGCGAAGAAACCGAAGCAATTTGAAATCAACAAATTACCAGTGTTCCCCGTTTAAAAATTGATGCAAATAACGGAACTGCCATTTTAGAAACTGGGAAGGATCATTGAACTGACCATGATGATCCCCACAAAGATTATTATGGGACAGTTATTGTTCATTTTACAGTTAAATCAAAACAACCTCCCGCCAATCCAATGGATCTTACCAATTCAGGATTGTCCACTAATTTAGGTAAATTACCACAAGTATCAATTTTACAGATTATGATGATGTTTATTACCCTAAATTTTGCGGGAAGTCTTGATAAACTAAGTGAACTCTTAAATGATTTATATGTAAAAAATATTACTAACAATTCTGCGGATATTGAAGCTTGATCAGGCTCAAAATATTTTAGCGGAGCACTTAAAGTTAATTTTAGTTAAATTAAATTTATTAAAAAGGAGATGAACAAAATGAGAAAATTAATGATGATTTTAGCATCACTAACAATTACAGCAACTACTGCAACGACGGTTGTTGCTTGTAATAATGGGACAAAAGAAAACAAGGTGAATGTTA
The sequence above is drawn from the Spiroplasma eriocheiris genome and encodes:
- a CDS encoding lipoprotein → MKKLLTMLGALTIVTSSTMSVVSCQTGSGNWNDIPVDPPILALDVKGFAGVNFKDVNPQDNNQTIPMLFAQLAKLFQGTKWDFNTLHQQIKFNGSLITNPNPDLYRNGEYNIVINDNTSENELTINKTVVNSNHIADKVKNLDLGIVDDARPKTLLIATVFNNMGLISEIDKFGTFFIGEETEAIWNQQITSVPRLKIDANNGTAILETGKDHWTDHDDPHKDYYGTVIVHFTVKSKQPPANPMDLTNSGLSTNLGKLPQVSILQIMMMFITLNFAGSLDKLSELLNDLYVKNITNNSADIEAWSGSKYFSGALKVNFS